From the genome of Saccharomyces kudriavzevii IFO 1802 strain IFO1802 genome assembly, chromosome: 16:
GGCCAAGTTCAGTAAGGATAAGAAAGCGCTGGCCGCTATTTGTCTGCTCACCCCTTTCTCTGAATTATCAAAGTCAGATCCAGTTTGGGCTTCGCCCATGCGGCTTGgaataatatcaagaagcagaacttttttcttgaacgGTGGATTTGAGTGTGTTGTTCTACCGATGGCAACTGACCTTTCTTTGATGTAATCATAAAATTTTCTCGTTTGATAGTCCAGAATGACATCTTGAAAGTTCGTTTCCTCGTGATGTAAGTTTTGCCGAGCGCCGTCGGAAGAATACTTGTTGCTAGAATCGCTTTCTTCAACGAAATTCTGTTCAGAGGGTCCGGTTCTCCTTCTAAGGGCGCTAACGATATCTTCATTGAAACCACTGGACCTGGTCGAGTTTCTGGTATGACTTCTCCCAAAACTTGAAGGAGgtaaattcaaattgaaaTCTAGGATATTATCTTGAGAGTTTTCCTCAATGTAGTGTCTGTCTTCCAGGTCTTCATTGATCTGCTCGAGGTTTAAAAGCAAATTATCGTTTTCCATATCGGAAGAGTAATTATCGTTTTTACCGTTTCGGAAACTCTTCCTGCCATACTCGTTACTTCTAATGCTGTTCGAGCTTTGGGTTGACACCAGAGAATGTGCTCTTTTCCTTCCCCTCTCAATTGTGCCAAAGTCTTGGGGATTTGAATCCAATTCTCCAATCTTTACATCGGAAAAGTCGTTGAAGATATTTAACCAATTCATGTAAACACATTCTGGCTCACCACTTGACATCATCAAACTGTTTACATTAGAATGATAGGAAATTTGACCatttggttttctttttctatttttttccatcagGTTACTGTAATTCCCATGATTGAACTTCAGAATTTCGTTAGGGTGACTTGTTTTAGCATCGAACTGTACTCTGGACAATAGGCTAGCTTCCCCGGTACGACGCTTCACTTGTATATTATTGTGTATTCTTCCTTGACCgtcattattttcttcttcaagttcCTGCTCTTCTAAACCCAATTCGTAGTCCTTAAGATTGGCTGCCGgcctttcattttcatgtGGCGTTTCCTCGCCGTCGTTGCCGttgttttcattatcgTTGTCAAAATTTAACACTAACTCGTCATCTTCGTAATTGAACTTGAAATCGTTGCTATCTTTCTGGGAACTTGAATGAGAACCTAGAGGTGTCCCCTGATGACTCACTATATCTTCCAAGTCCAGGTTAAAGTCTACATCAATAGGAATCTcatccaaagaaaaagaatttctaAAGTTAGGTCCTAACTTACGTTGCACGTCCGAATTAGCCCTATCGCTATGAAGTTCGAACCTATTAGAATTGCTCAGCTCGTTTATATAATCTTGCCTCCTTATTGATTTAGCCTCCTCAATGAAAGACACGTTATCTTGAAGAGTGGTATTAAGAAAGTCCAATGCCGGAACTTTCGTAATATCATATAAGGgatcatcatcaaaaaaaacgcATTCTTCCCAGGTAtaattattgtttttgttcCCAATAAtactattgttattattcaaCGCATTTATCCTTGACTTACTTTTGGTCTTGAAAGTATAtgcatcatttttttgtaattgcACAAGCAAGATATTCAAATCATTCAACACATACtcagtttttttgttgtagCAAATTGCTACCCCATACAGAAGGTTAGAAATATATCTAAGTGATAGATcattctcaaaattttgaatttcatcGCATGTCTTCGGTATAGAAATATTTACTatatctctttttttaactGTGGATGCTGAAATATTTCCGGTAGAGTTGCTTTTGTTCGAATAAGAACTATTATTTTCTCTTACAACAGAATTCCCTAGGGTAGAAAGCAGCCATACTGTCGTGAGGCCCTTGTATTTCTTATCATCCCTGAAGTTCAACGAAAGAGGTGCCATTATGTGACGCTTGTACAAATATAGCAAATGCTTTATTTAATTGGAGTATTTTTAACTGATAgacaaatcaaaaaaaaatacatgaGAAGTTTGGATGCAGATATGCTTCCTACTTTATACCCTGCGATTTCCTTTATAGCGTGGAACGCGTAATTTTAGTCAATCTTGCATTGATTTTGCCGCCGAGGTGGGCCCTCTTTTGTTAAATGAGACTGACAATCACGTAAAAGATGACGATAAGACTCAACTGTTGGAAGTATAATCAACTATCTTTCATAGATTAGTAGTGTAACAGGTTAAGAGTTTATTCCCTAGTAAAATTCTATAACAActgttgggattccatttttttataagGTTAACAATGTTAAATAGATACAATACTGGCCGAATACAATCTCAAAAATTATCACAGGGTTTTCACATTTACTTCATGTTATAAGAACCACACTTATctcaacaacaataaatGCAGCATATAAAATAGTCCAGTGTTGGGACAAGCAATTCTATCAGTattttctatatacataatcttattaactttaccaaaaatgggaTCCCAACAATTGTAACgagattttactggccaataaattccctagttcATTATTATAGGAAACATATTTGacatgtccaatcggcgtgtaTTTTATATGTCTCTCTCGTACAGTACAAGAAAGTTCTGCTTTTGCTCTTTATTAATTGCGTACAAGTAGAACAGTAAAGCTCCAACATTGTGATGAGGAGCTCAGCTAGGGATATTCCCCCATAACATTTCGAGCGCAAGTGGTTTAGTGGTAAAATCCAACGTTGCCATCGTTGGGCCCCCGGTTCGATTCCGGGCTTGCGCATTTTCATACTTCCCATCCTCGGACAAGAAATTAGcaagttttctttttccatttctcCTTTCTTTCCCCTTTAATGGATGGAGCTTAACAagcctttatttttttagcgCTTTCAGACCGTCGGGAGCCAAATTGGTGGTGACGGTTGTGGAAAAGAGGTAATTTTATTTCCTTTATTGGACATGATTTCAAGAGTTTACAATTGgggaaggaaaaagaaaagggagaaaaaatttagtaaagaaaaaaattaagaaaaaaagagaaaagaaacaagagaaaGCTTCAGAATTCTTAACATCGTTTTACCGcacatttttatttatcaTTAATTAGTCTTAGTAATACAGTTCGTGCTTTTCTGCtttataagaaaaaaagggatAGTAGCATCAGCACTTGTTTGAAAACTAGAAACCTCAAGATTTATAAGTCCTTTCAGTTGTCTTTCTCTGTCTATAATAAAAAGGCAAAGCAAAACGTGGCAGGAAAGCTTTTTTCCAGCAAAAAGGGAACTGTAATATTAAACAAATACCGTAATTAAGCGGATAAGACCCGTTGATTATCAACCATAAcggagaaaaaaagttctgTGTTGTGACTCTAAAAGATATTTGAACaaggaaagagaaataaaaaacaacttgaaaaaataaaaatggtCTTGATAAATGGCATAAAATATGCCTGTGAGAGATGCATAAGAGGCCATAGAGTAACAACATGCAATCATACGGATCAACCACTTATGATGATCAAACCCAAAGGTAGACCTTCTACCACGTGTGACTATTGCAAACAGCTTcgaaaaaacaagaatgcAAACCCTGAAGGCGTTTGTTCGTGTGGCCgattagaaaagaaaaaaatagcacAGAAAGCTAAAGAAGAAGCCAGAGCCAAagccaaagaaaaacaaagaaaacaatgtaCTTGCGGAATGGAGGAAATTTGCAAATACCATGCTCAAAAAAGACACCTAAGGAAATCCCCATCAAATTCTCAGAAAAAAGGGAGGTCCATTTCACGTTCGCAACCAATGTTTGAGAGAGTGTTGTCTTCTACTTCACTTGATAGCAATATACTATCCGGCCATGGAGGACTTTCAGATACTTCCAGTATATTGACAAGCACATTTTTAGACAGTGAGCCGGGAGCGGGCAAAATATCGAAAGATTATCATCATGTCCCTTCATTGGCTTCTATTTCATCGTTACAATCGTCTCAATCGTTAGATCAAAACTTCAGTATACCACAAAGCCCTCCATTATCCTCAATGTCTTTTAATTTTCTCACGGGTAATGTCACGGACCCCAACCAAGGTCACAATAATCATCAGCATTCCAAATCAAATAATAACTGGCAAGACAGTTCGGTAAGTTTACCAGCGAAGTCTGATTCGCGTTTCGCTTCGATGGATAAAAACAACTCCGTAAACCTTGACCTTTTGGGCCACTCTAAACGAATATCTATAATAGCAAATCCTCGGGTGGGCGAAGTTAGCGTCCCACTAGAAGAATATATTCCTTCCGATATTGATGGAGTCGGAAAAGTTACTGATAAAAGTTCTGCGATCTATGATTGGCCCTTCGATGAAAGTATAGAGAGAAATTTTAGTACAACTGCAACGGCGGCAACCGATTCAAGTAAGCTTGACATAAATGACAACAATAACAGTAATAACATTATTAATGCTAATGATAACAATTATAGTAATACTAATAACAGTGACAATAGtatcaataataataataataataataatgatagtaataataatagtaataataataataataacaccAACCACAGTAATAGTAATAACTATAATTATGACAACAATAGAAATTGTGATAATGGCACTATTAACAACAACCCTTCTAGACAGGAGCATCAAGGCAATGGTCTATTTGACATGTTTACAGATTCGtcatcaatttcaacaCTTTCTCGTGCAAACCTATTattacaagaaaaaattggttcACAAGAAAATTCTAGTAAACAAGAGCACTATTCCAAGAATCCACAATTTCGTCACCAGTTAACTGCCAGGAGTAGATCATTCATTCATCACCCTGCAAACGAATATTTGAGAAATACATTTGGTACTTCAAACAATAATGACATTGGGAAGGGAGTCGAGGTATTATCATTGACGCCGAGTTTTATGGATATTCCCGAGAAGGAAAGGGAAACGGAAAGGTCGCCATCATCAAATTACATTACTGACAGGCCTTTCACCCGAAAACCTAGGTCATCCAGCATTGATGTAAACCATAGGTACCCACCCATGTCATCCGCCAACATAGCAGCATCTCCTAGTGCTTTGAACAATACAGTAGCAAGCAATCTTGACGATCAACTCAGTTTAACTTCCCTTAACTCTCAGCCATCGTCCATAGCAAATATGATGATGGATTCCTCAAATATGGCTGAACAAAGTTCCATCCATTCGGTTCCTCAATCGATAAACTCTCCGAGAATGTCTAAAACCGGAAACCGTCAAGACAAAAACGTTCAAgcaaagaaggaagaaagaaacgCGCTGAATAGTATACAGGATTTTTCACAACTGGAAAATACACCAGGAGATGTGAATCAAATGTTCTCCCCGCCGCTAAAAAGTGTTAACAGACCGGACGCCATGAGAGAAAATTCGCCCAGTAGTAATTTTATATTCCAAGGAAACGGAATTATTTCTACACCTTCTGCAAGGAATGAGCTTCCAGATACCTCTCCGATGAGTAGTATTCAAACAGCATCACCACCAAGCCAACTACTTACCGACCAAGGGTTTGCAGATTTGGATAACTTTATGTCTTCATTATGATAAACTTGCTTTTTTGTCCTTTGCTTTTCTGTAACTGTAGTTTTTTCctcttatatatatatatatatatatacacttTTATACACCTAATAATATCAT
Proteins encoded in this window:
- the REC8 gene encoding Rec8p (similar to Saccharomyces cerevisiae REC8 (YPR007C); ancestral locus Anc_8.104), which gives rise to MAPLSLNFRDDKKYKGLTTVWLLSTLGNSVVRENNSSYSNKSNSTGNISASTVKKRDIVNISIPKTCDEIQNFENDLSLRYISNLLYGVAICYNKKTEYVLNDLNILLVQLQKNDAYTFKTKSKSRINALNNNNSIIGNKNNNYTWEECVFFDDDPLYDITKVPALDFLNTTLQDNVSFIEEAKSIRRQDYINELSNSNRFELHSDRANSDVQRKLGPNFRNSFSLDEIPIDVDFNLDLEDIVSHQGTPLGSHSSSQKDSNDFKFNYEDDELVLNFDNDNENNGNDGEETPHENERPAANLKDYELGLEEQELEEENNDGQGRIHNNIQVKRRTGEASLLSRVQFDAKTSHPNEILKFNHGNYSNLMEKNRKRKPNGQISYHSNVNSLMMSSGEPECVYMNWLNIFNDFSDVKIGELDSNPQDFGTIERGRKRAHSLVSTQSSNSIRSNEYGRKSFRNGKNDNYSSDMENDNLLLNLEQINEDLEDRHYIEENSQDNILDFNLNLPPSSFGRSHTRNSTRSSGFNEDIVSALRRRTGPSEQNFVEESDSSNKYSSDGARQNLHHEETNFQDVILDYQTRKFYDYIKERSVAIGRTTHSNPPFKKKVLLLDIIPSRMGEAQTGSDFDNSEKGVSRQIAASAFLSLLNLATKGMVKLNEYPAANAADEGTKLRREDEIVIYT
- the HAA1 gene encoding Haa1p (similar to Saccharomyces cerevisiae CUP2 (YGL166W) and HAA1 (YPR008W); ancestral locus Anc_8.106) — encoded protein: MVLINGIKYACERCIRGHRVTTCNHTDQPLMMIKPKGRPSTTCDYCKQLRKNKNANPEGVCSCGRLEKKKIAQKAKEEARAKAKEKQRKQCTCGMEEICKYHAQKRHLRKSPSNSQKKGRSISRSQPMFERVLSSTSLDSNILSGHGGLSDTSSILTSTFLDSEPGAGKISKDYHHVPSLASISSLQSSQSLDQNFSIPQSPPLSSMSFNFLTGNVTDPNQGHNNHQHSKSNNNWQDSSVSLPAKSDSRFASMDKNNSVNLDLLGHSKRISIIANPRVGEVSVPLEEYIPSDIDGVGKVTDKSSAIYDWPFDESIERNFSTTATAATDSSKLDINDNNNSNNIINANDNNYSNTNNSDNSINNNNNNNNDSNNNSNNNNNNTNHSNSNNYNYDNNRNCDNGTINNNPSRQEHQGNGLFDMFTDSSSISTLSRANLLLQEKIGSQENSSKQEHYSKNPQFRHQLTARSRSFIHHPANEYLRNTFGTSNNNDIGKGVEVLSLTPSFMDIPEKERETERSPSSNYITDRPFTRKPRSSSIDVNHRYPPMSSANIAASPSALNNTVASNLDDQLSLTSLNSQPSSIANMMMDSSNMAEQSSIHSVPQSINSPRMSKTGNRQDKNVQAKKEERNALNSIQDFSQLENTPGDVNQMFSPPLKSVNRPDAMRENSPSSNFIFQGNGIISTPSARNELPDTSPMSSIQTASPPSQLLTDQGFADLDNFMSSL